The nucleotide sequence TCACGATGTCCCCGCTCTCCAGTGCCTTCTCGATCGCCTTGCGGGTGAGGATCACGACGTGACCGCCACCCGGTCGCGCCAATAGCGGGATTCTTGCGGGCCGACCGCCGACTGGTACTTCCCCGCGTAGAGATCGATCTCACCGGAGGACACGAAGAACATGATCTGGCCGATCTTCATGCCGTGGTAGACCCGCAACGGCTGCACGGGGGAGAGCATGAGCGTCCACTGGCCGTGGAAACCGATGTCCCCGATCGGTGCGGTGATCTCGACGAACAGCCCGAGCCTGCCGACCGAGGACCGGCCGAACAGCAGCGGCACGTAGATGTCCGAGCCGATGCGCTCCTCGGTGTGCCCGAGATAGAGCTGGTCGGGCTGGAGCACGTACCCGTCCTCGGGCAGCTGGATCGTCTCGGTCGGGTTCGGGTGGTAGGCGTCGACGACCTTGTCCCGATAGGACATCAGCGTGCCGCCGAGCTTGACGTTGTAGCTGTTCGGGTTGACCTGGTCCGGGCTGAACGGGGAGATCGCGATCCGGCCGTCGGTCACCGACTCGGTGATCTCGGGCCCGGTCAGGATCATTTGACGCCGCCCTTGGCCGTCACGAAGTGATACTTCACCTTGTCTTCGATCCCGAGGTC is from Amycolatopsis lurida and encodes:
- the dcd gene encoding dCTP deaminase, which codes for MILTGPEITESVTDGRIAISPFSPDQVNPNSYNVKLGGTLMSYRDKVVDAYHPNPTETIQLPEDGYVLQPDQLYLGHTEERIGSDIYVPLLFGRSSVGRLGLFVEITAPIGDIGFHGQWTLMLSPVQPLRVYHGMKIGQIMFFVSSGEIDLYAGKYQSAVGPQESRYWRDRVAVTS